Below is a window of Streptomyces spongiicola DNA.
CATCCTGACGCAACGTCAGCTCACCCTGGAGCGGGAACAGGAAGCGGTAGTCCGGTGCCGGATCCCGGCGTACCAGCCCGGGCGTCCGGACGTACTCGATCCGGTCGCTGCACCAGCCGATGAGTTCGTAGTCGTCACTGCGCTGACTGGTCAGTTCACCGCGGAAGCCGTCCCGGCGGGCGTATCTGAAGTCCAGCCGGGTATGCCGCGAGTCGACCTGCTCGCTCCAGAAATCGGCCCGCTCCCGCGGCTCGACATGCGCCGTCGAGTGTGTGACCACGCTGTACGTACCCCCACGCAAGAGCGCCCCTCCGCCGCCACGCGTCCCTTCCCCGGCGAAGGCCGCTCCGTCGCTTTGCCGCGGCCGTCCGCGCGGGCATCGTAGTGCAGATCAGCGGGGTCGCCTACCCGTCGTGACCGCGCGCACACGTGCCGGGCCCGAGATGGTTCGCCTTCGGGCCGATCGACTGCGCCGCGACCGCGCAGGCGTGCCGGGCGCATCGGCCGGCTCCTCCCCCCGACCGCGCATCGGCCGGCCCCTCCCCGGAACCTCTGCGCCCGACGGCAAGACCTGTGCGCGTGAGAGGTAGTGGGCACGGCGGGCCGGGGCTATCGTCGGCGGCTCCCGCAGGCTCGACCCGTCTTGAGGACGTCATGACTGAACAGATACCGGAGGCGGTGGTGTGGTGCCTGGGCGTCGGCCTCCTGGCCGTCACCGTGCTCCTGGTGCGCCAGCGCGGGATCAGCGCGCGGCAGGGGAGGCGCAGCGAGTTGCTCGCCGAGGGCCTGCGCAGCCGCGAGGAGGAACTGCGCCACCTGGTCACCGTACGGCTGCCGGCCCTGGAGGAATCGGCGCACCGGCCCGTGCCCGGCGTCGGACTGCTCGACGCGCGGCTCGCGGAAACGGACTTCGCGAAGTGCCTGGACGGTGTGCTCGAGCGGTTCGCGGAGGCCGTGGAGAACTCGCAGGCCCGGGCCGACCGGTCGGCGAAGGCGGCGCTGAAGTCCTCGATGCGCTCCATCCAGGCACTCGCCAGCGAGCAGCAGGTGGCGATCTCGGATATGCAGGACCGCCACGACCACCCTGACGTCCTGCGGGATCTGCTGGAAATCGACCATGCGAACGCCCAGTTCGGCCGCCGGGCCCAGGCCATCGCCGTACTGTGCGGGTCCTGGCCGGGGCGGCAGCGGGCGGCTTCCGGGCTGACCGACGTGGTGCGCGGATCCACCTCCCGGATCCGCGACTACCGGCGGATCCGGATCCACGGCGAGGTCGACATCGCTGTCGGGAGCCGGGCGGTGGAGCCCGTGGTCCTGGCCGTCGCGGAGCTGCTGGACAACGCCGCGCGCCACTCCCAGCCCAGCACCCGGGTCGAGGTGGGCATCCGGTCGGTGCACAACGGTGCCTGCATCGTGATCGACGACGCGGGCGTCGGCATGGACGGGCAGGCGCTGGAGAAGGCCGCGCTGCTGCTGTCCGGCCGGCACGCGGTGGACGTCACCCGGCTCGACGACCCGCCCCAGTTCGGGTTCGCCGTGGTCGGGGTGCTCGCCCACCGCTACGGGTTCAACGTCTCCGTGGACGCCCAGTCGCCCTACGGGGGCGTCCGGGCCGTCGTGTTCCTCCCGGGGGCACTGCTCACCCACCAGGACACCCCGGAGGGCGCCGGCGAGGCGGCCCTCGCGGGGAGCTCCCCCGCATCCGCCTCCGGACCGGCCCCCGCACCCGCCTCCGCACCGGCCTCCGCACCGGCCTCCGGGCCTCCGGGAGCCGCGGCGCCGACGACCGCGGGAGGACTGCCGAAGCGCCGCCGCCGTGCCGCGCGGGGTCCGGCGGCCGCGCCCTCGGCGCCGGCGCCCGTCGAGGCCGACACCCGGTCGGCCGAGGAGACCGCGCGGAGGATCGGCGCGTTCGCGCGCGGCACCCTGAGCGGGCGCGCCGCCCAGGACTCCGCCCACGACCCCGCCCAGGACCCCGCCCAGGACCCCGTCCCGGACACCGTCCCGGACACCGCCCCGGGCGCCACCGGTGAAGGCGCCCAAGACACCGCCCACGATGACGAAGGGAACAACCGAGGATGATCGAGCCCACGAACAACGAGTTGGGCTGGATGCTCGATGAGGTCCTGAAGGTGCCCGGGGCGCTGCACGCGATCCTGCTCTCCGCTGACGGCATGCTCCGGGCCCACTCGGAGCACATCGGCAGGGACGACGCGGAACGGCTGGCGGCCGGGCTCTCGGGCGTCCAGTCCATCAGCCGCAGCACGGCCGAGTTCTGCGACCGCGCCGACACCCCGTGGCGGCAGACGCTGATCGAGTTCGCCCACGGCTACGTGTTCCTCGTCGCCGCCGGAGAGGGCGCCTACCTCGCGGTGTCCACCACGGAGAACGTGGACATGGAGGCGGTCACGTACCGCATGCACAAGCTGGTCGACCGGCTCGGCAGGGAGCTGACCAGTCCGGCACGGCAGGGAACCGGCAGCCTGGCATGAGTCCCCCCCGACCACGGCCCTCGGGACGGCTGGTGCGGCCCTACGTGGTCACGGAGGGCCGCGCCCACCCGAGCCGCAGCACCCTCGACCTGGTCACGCTGCTCATCGCGGCGGACGGGCCGTCACCGAGCGGCCTGGGGCCCGAGAAGAGACGCCTCACGGAACTCTGCCGTCCCGGCGCGCTGTCCGTGGCGGAGGTGGCCGGGTATCTGTCGCTGCCGGTCAGCGTCACCAAGGTGCTGGTGGCCGACCTCATGGACAGCGGGCACATCGTCGCCCTCGCCCCGATCCCGGCGGCCCTGCCGTCCGATGCCCGAATCCTCAAGGAGGTGCTCGATGGGCTCCGCGCCCGCCTCTGACGACGTCTACCTCCGGCCGGGTGTGCGCACCGCGGTCAAGATCCTGGTCGTCGGCCATTTCGCGGTCGGCAAGACCACCTTCGTCGGCACGCTGTCCGAGATCCGCCCCCTGCACACCGAGGAGGTGATGACCGAGGCGGGCGCCCTGGTGGACGACCTGGGCGGCGCCCTCGGCAAGACGACCACCACGGTCGCCCTCGACTTCGGACGGCTCACCCTGAGCGACGACACGGTGCTGTACCTCTTCGGCACCCCGGGGCAGCAGCGGTTCACCGAGCTGTGGCGGGACATGACCCGGGGCGCGCTCGGCGCACTCGTCCTGGCCGACACCCGCCGCCTCGGGCAGTCGTTCGACGTCATGGGCGTCCTGGAGGAGCTGGGCCTTCCCTACGCCGTTGCCCTGAACGAGTTCGACGGCGCCCCGGAGCACACGCTGGAAGAGGTGCGGGAGGCCCTCGACCTGCTCCCGGACACCCCCCTCGTCCGCTGTGACGCCCGCGACCAGCACTCCTCCACCCGGGCACTGATCTCCCTCGTCGAGTACCTCCTGACCCGCACCAGCGAACTGGAGCACGCGTGACCTCCGATTCCATTCCCGTGCCCGAGACCGGCCGCCGCTGCCCCGAGCCGCTGTACGGGCCGGAGTTCGCGGCGGATCCCGCCGCCGCCTACCGGCGCATGCGGCGGACCGGGCCGACGGCGCCGGTCGAGTTGTCGCCCGGGGTGCGGGCCACACTCGTCACCGGCTACGACGCCGCGCTCCATGTGCTGCGCAGCTCCGAGACGTTCTCGAAGGACTCGCGCCGCTGGCGTGACATGGCCGACGGCACCGTGCCGGCCGACTGCCCGGTCGCCCCGATGATGGCCTACCGGCCGAACGCCCTGCTGACCGACGGACCGGAGCACCGCCGTCTGCGCCAGGCGATCACGGACAGCCTGGGTGGCGTGGAGCCGCACGCGCTGCGCGGCTATGTGGAGCAGAGCGCCGACGCGCTCATCGACCGGTTCGCCGCCGCAGGTGAGGCCGACCTGCTCGCCGGGTACGCCCAGCCCCTGCCCCTGCTGGTGCTCAACCAGATGTTCGGCTGCCCGCCCGAGTACGGTGAGCGGCTGGTCGAGGGCATGGCCGGCATCTTCGAACTCGTCGACGCCGAGAAGGCGAACGAACTCCTCACCCGGACCGTGGGCGCCCTGATCGCGCTGAAGCGCGAGAAGCCGGGGCGGGACGTCACCTCCCGGCTCATCGCCCATCCCGCGCGGCTGACGGACGAGGAGCTCGTCCACACCCTGGTCCTCCTGATAGGCGCCGGTACGGAGCCCGAACAGAACCTGATCGCCAACAGCCTGCGCCTGCTGCTGTCCGACGACCGGTTCGCGGGCAGTCTGTCGGGAGGCAGCCTGCCCGTGGAGGACGCCCTCGACGAGGTGCTGTGGACCGACCCTCCCATGGCCAACTACGCCGTGCACTTCCCCGTGCACGACGTCCTGTACGAGGGGACCCTGCTCAGGGAGGGGCACCCGCTCGTCATCAGCTTCGCCGCGGCGAACACCGACCCCGCCCTGGCACCGGAGCAGCACCCGGGCAACCGCGCCCATCTCGCGTGGAGCGCCGGCCCGCACTCCTGTCCGGCGCAGGGCGCGGCCCGGCTGATCGCGGCGGTGGCCGTGGAGAAGCTCCTGGACCGCCTGCCCGACATGGAACTCGCCGTCCCGGTGCAGGACCTCGAGTGGCGGCCGGGGCCGTTCCACCGCGCGCTCGCCGCCCTGCCCGTCTCCTTCCAGCCCGCCACCTTCCAGTCCGCCCCGTTCCCGTCCACCGGTGTCACCCGCGCCGCCGCGGACGGGCTGGGCACGGCGGACGGGCGGCCCGCGGGCGACGAGGCGTCGGCGTCCGCGGACCGGCGCGACCAGGCGCCGCCCGGGGGGCGGCGCGGCGCACCGGCGGCCGCGGCGCCGGCGAGCGGCTGGGCCCGGCTGCTCGCCTGGTGGCGGGGGGAGTGATCAGAACAGGCGGACCGGCAGGGACCGGTGCCCGTGGGAGATGAACGACTCCACGGGCAGCAGTTCCTCCGGCGGCCCGGCGAGTGCGAGCCCGGGGAAGCGGTCGAAGAGCGCGGGGATCGCGACCCGGGCCTCCAGCCGCCCGAGGGGGGCACCGAGGCAGTGGTGCGCACCGTAGCCGAAGGCCAGGTGCTCCTTGTCGGTCCGGGTGACGTCGAAGCGGTCGGCGTCCTCGCCGTGGCGCCCGGCATCACGCCCGGCGGCGGCGTAGGCGGCGAGGATGGCCTCCCCCGCGTGGATCACCATGCCCCGCGGTCCGCCGAGTTCACCGAGTTCGATGTCCTCCACGGCGTACCGCAGCGGCAGATTGGCCACGGGTGCGTCCGCCCGCAGGCTCTCCTCGATGGCGTCGTCCCAGGTGGCACGGCCCTCGCGGACAAGGGCGAGCTGATCGGGGTGGGTGAGCAGGGCGTGCGCCGCGTTGTCGATGAGGTTGACGGTGGTCTCGTGACCGGCGCCGATCATGAGTACCAGGGTGTCGAGCAGCTCCTGCTCGCTCAGCCGGGCGGCGCCCTCCTCTTCTCGCGCCGCGATGAGGCCGGTGGTCAGGTCGTCTCCGGGTGACTCCCGCTTGGCCGCGACGAGTTCCCCCAGCACCTGGTAGAGACGGGCGTAGGTGGCGGTGACCTCGTCGGGCTCCGCGGAGGTGTGGAACAGGCCGTCCACGACCTCGCGCAGGTCGACCGCCTTGTCGCTCGGCAGGCCGAACAGTTCGCTGATCACCTGGATGGGCAGCGGGTAGCAGAACTCCTCACGCAGGTCCACCACCTCGCCCCGGCTCCCCACCTCGGCGACCCGGTCCAGCAGCTGCTCCGTGATCTGCTCGATGCGGGGGCGCAGCGCGGCCGTGCGTCGCGCGGTGAAGGCCCGCGACACCAGGCCGCGCAGCCGCCGGTGCTCCCCGCCGTAGGCGGTGAACATGTTCTGCACGGCGACCCAGGTGAACAGCGGCCAGTCCGGGGGGATCTCCCCGTTGATCCAGGCCGGCCAGTGCTGTCGCGGGTCCTTGGACACCCGTGCGTCGGTGAGCAGCCGTTTGAGGAGAGCGGGACTGCTGACCGCCAACGCCTGCACGGCACCGGGGAGTTCGACACGCGCCACCGGGCCTCTCTCACGCATCCGGGCGCCTTCGCCATGGATGTCCCGGCCTGCCGGGTCTAACACGAACGGGCACTGGTCTCGCATCGGGCGCCTCCCCTACTCGGCCTCTCGTACGTTCGGTGACGCTACTCCCCCGTAGGGCAGTCGGCCGAGAGTGCTGACCACCGCCTGCGCACCGGGACAAGGCCCTTGCGCGCAGCGGCAATTCGCCGGGGCGGCGGACCCCGCGGCCGGCGCGGCAGCGGGCCGCGCCGGCCGCGAGGGCCGGGAGGCGGGGCCGGGTGCCCCGGTGGGCCGGGGCGCCCGCCGGGGCGCGGCGCGGCCGGGCCGGCGGAATCGGACCGCCGGAGCCGGGTCACCGGACCGGGCCCGGTATCAGGCCACCGGCACCGGGTAGGTCGGGTACTCGACCCCGGAGACGTGCTGGACGACGCGGATCACCTGGCACGAGTAGCCGAACTCGTTGTCGTACCAGAGGTAGAGGATCGCGCTGTCGCCGTCGACCTTGGTGGCCCCGGCGTCGACGATCGACGCGTGGCGCGAGCCGATGAAGTCGTTGGAGACCGCGTCGGGGGCGGTGACGAAGTCGATCTGGCGCTTGAGCGGCGAGGTCAGCGACACGTTGCGGAGGTGTTCCAGCACTTCCTCGCGGGTGGTCTCGCGGCCGAGCCGCAGGCTGAGGATCGCGATCGAGACGTCCGGGACGGGGACGCGGATCGAGCTGCCGGTGATCGGCGCCTTGAGGTCGGGCAGCGCCTTGGCCACGGCGGAGGCGGCGCCGGTCTCGGTGATGACCATGTTGAGCGGCGCGGAGCGGCCGCGGCGGTCGGCCTTGTGGTAGTTGTCCAGCAGGTTCTGGTCGTTGGTGAACGAGTGGACGGTCTCCACGTGGCCGCGCAGCACGCCGTACTCGTCGGCCATGGCCTTCAGCGGCGGGACGATGGCGTTGGTGGTGCAGGAAGCGCAGGAGATGATCTGCTCGTCCGGCTTGATCATGTCGTGGTTGACGCCGTGCACGATGTTGGGGACGTCGCCCTTGCCCGGAGCGGTCAGGACGACCTTCTCGATACCGGGGCGCAGATGCGTCGACAGGCCCTCGCGGTCGCGCCACTTGCCCGTGTTGTCGATGAGGATGGCGTCCCTGATGCCGTAGGCCGTGTAGTCGACCTCCGACGGGTCGCCGGCGTAGATGACCTTGATCTCGTTGCCGTTGGCGACGATCGTGCTGTTCGCCTCGTCGACGGTGATGGTGCCCTGGAACTGGCCGTGGATCGAGTCCCGGCGCAGCAGCGACGCACGCTTGACGATGTCCTGGTCACCGCCCCGGCGGACGACGATGGCCCGCAGCCGCAGGCCGTTGCCGGAACCGGCCTTCTCGATGAGCAGCCGGGCGACGAGCCGGCCGATGCGGCCGAAGCCGTAGAGCACGACGTCACGCGGTTCGCGGCACTCGATCTTGTTGGCGCCGGTGGCGCCCGCGACGGCCTCCGCGGTGAACTCCGCCACCGGGAGACCGCGGTCGTCCGCCCGGTGGGTGGCGGCGAGCATGCCGATGTCGATCTGGGAGGGCCCGAGATCGAGCGTGGCGAGGGCCTGCAGGAACGGCATCGTCTCGGTGACCGAGAGTTCCTCGCCGGCGATCTGGCGGGCGAACCTATGGGTCTTGAGGATGCTGACCACCGACTTGTTCACCAGGGAGCGGCTGTGAAGCAGGACGGTGACATCCCGCTCACGGTGCAGCTTCCCGATGATCGGGATCATCGACTCCGCGATCTCCTCGCGACGCTTCCAGTTTGTGAACGAGTCCTCATTGACAGTCACAGATTTATCTTTCGAGCTAGGCGGTGCTCATATGCTAACCCGCCCGTCATTCGATCCTTCAGGGGGGCCGCTCGGGCGTTCGGGGCCGCGCCTCCACTCGCCGCAGCCACGGGACCGGCGGCACGGCACCGGCGCGGCGGGCGGCACGGCACGGCACGAGGCGCCGGACGGCACCGGCGGGACGGCACGGGGGCACCGCGGGCCGGGCGGGACGGCACAAGGCGCCGGGACGGGGCACGGCCGTCGGGACGGGCGGGACGGCACAAGGCGCCGGGACGGGGCACGGCCGTCGGGAGCAGGTGAGCCCTTCCGGCCCCGGCACGGGGGCCGGGGCAGGCCTTAGGCTTGCGCATAGGGGCACCCGGTTCCACGGGAACCATGTGGGCCCGGCAGGACGAGCCTTGTCCGGCGGGACCGCATCGCCCTCGGCTCGGGCAGGCCACCGGGCCGCGAACCACGAGAGGCGCTCCGACCGGAGTACGAGGCCCTCCGCAGATCGGAGTTCCGCGGAGCGAGAAGACGATCATGAGCGACAGCATGGCGGACGCCGTCTACCAGCCGACCGGCTCCAACGAGGAGCAGGGGGACGCGGCCCATCTGGACCTCGAGGACGCGCTGGACGAGCCGGACTACGACCAGATACTCGACCAGGGCTACTCTCCGCCGGAGCGGCCGCTCGGCGTGGACCGGGTGGGGACGACGGCGGCCGAGCAGCGCGAGGGCGAGTCGCTCGACCGGCGGCTGGCAGTGGAACTCCCCGACGTCGCGGCGGACGACTGGGACGGCATCGGCGACCTGCCCGGTGGTGCGGGCGAGCCGATCGACGACGAGGTCGGCAGTGTGCGGGCCGGGCGGCTGGTGGCCCCCGACGAGGGAACCCGCCCGGACACCGACAAACAGCTCTTCGCCAGTGATGTGGGCATCGACGCCGGTGCCGCCGGAGCCGAGGAGGCGGCGGTGCACGTCGTGGTCGACGAGGAACGCGGCGAACCACCCGGCGCCGGGCCCTGGCAGTGAGGCCGCGCACCGGGCCCTGACGGGGGGAGGCCGCGCGCCGGGGACGCTCCCCGGCGGGCGGAAGGTGTGCCGTCCGCAAAGCGGGGCAAGCGGACGGCCGGGGACGGGAACGGCGCGTTCCGTACCGGGATTCCCGTACTCCCACGGGAACATGCCGAGGTGAGGAGCACTGGTGAGCGAGCGCGTGTGGGCCTGCGTACCGACCAGCGGACACAACCGCGACGACGACCTGACGGGTTATCGGGTGGAGGCGACCGACGGCAGCGTCGGCAGGGTCGACAAGCACTCCGACGAGGTCGGCTCCCAGTACACCGTCGTCGACACCGGCACATGGATCTTCGGCAGGGAGGTCCTGCTGCCCGCCGGCACCATCACGGCCGTGGACCACGACGAGAGGCGGATCATCGTGTCCCGCACCGGGGACGAGATCAGGGCCGCGCCGGAGTTCGACGAGGACGGGCACCGCGGCGACCCGGCCTACCGCGACCGACTCGGCGGCTACTACGGCTCCGGCCACTGAGCCGCCGGGCGGTGCCGGCGGCCGGGCACGCCCCCGTGCGAGGCGGCGTGCCCGGCGAGCCGTGCGCGAACCGGCCCGCGCACGGGCCCCGGAGGCACGAGAGAGGAGAACGCGCCCATGTACCGGCAGAGTGACGACGCCTCCGCTTCCCCTTCCCCACGGGCCGCCGGGGGGAGCGGGCCGGGCGGTCCGCACGGCCCGCGCACACCGAAGAGACCCGGCTCTCCGGCGACGGCGACCACCGGAGGGGACACCGCGCTGCTCAGGGGCCTGCGGGTCGACGACGCCCGCCCCGAACAGCCGATCCTGCTCGACGGCGACGGCACGCCCATCGACACCTGGCGCGAGAACCACCCCTACGACCACAAGCTGAGCCGCAAGAGCTACGAGCGCCGGAAGCGGGTGCTGCAGATCGAGCTGCTGAAGCTGCAGAAGTGGGTACGGGAGAACGGCGTGCGCATGGTCGTCGTGTGCGAGGGGCGCGACGCGGCGGGCAAGGGCGGCACGATCAAGCGCTTCACCGAACGCCTCAACCCCCGCGGCGCCCGGGTGGTGGCGCTGGACAAGCCCACCGAACGGGAGTCGGGGCAGTGGTACTTCCAGCGGTATGTACCTCATCTCCCCGCCGCCGGTGAGATGGTCTTCTTCGACCGCTCCTGGTACAACCGGGCCGGCGTGGAGCGGGTCATGGGCTTCTGCACCTCCGGGCAGTACCGGCACTTCCTCGCCCAGACGCCGGTCTTCGAGAAGCTGCTGACGGACGACGGCGTCGTGCTGGTGAAGTTCTGGTTCTCGGTGTCCCGCAACGAGCAGCGCACCCGTTTCGCGATCCGCCGGGTCGACCCCGTACGCCGCTGGAAGCTCTCCCCCACCGACCTCGCGTCGCTGGACCGCTGGGACGACTACACCCGGGCCAAGGTCGAGATGTTCCGGGAGACCGACACGCCCCACGCACCGTGGACCGTGGTGAAGAACAACGACAAACGGCGCGGCCGGCTGGAGGCCATCCGCCATCTGCTGCTCCGCGCCGACTACACGGACAAGGACCCGGAAGCCGTCGGGAAGCCGGACCCGCTGATCATCGGTGCCGCGGCCACCCTCCTGGAACGCGGCGAGGAGCCGGCGGACCTCACCCCCACCCCCCTGGCGCCCCACGACGACGGGCCCGGCAGCCATCCCGGGCGGCGGTGACCCGCCCGGCCGTCCCCGTTCCCGTTCCCGTTCCCGTCCCCCCGGAGGACGGCCCTCGACGGGACCGCCCTCCGGGGGTGCGGCCCGCGGTGCGGGCCCCGCGCTAGAGGAACCGCCGGATCGGGGCGACCGAAGCCTCCTTGACCCGCTGGACGGCGGCGCGCCGCCGCCAGCGGGCGGGATCGATGTCCGCGCTGCGTCGGGCGTCCTCGTCGAAGTCGGCGTCGAGGACCGCGGTGAAGGACTCGTCGAGGACGGCGAGCATGATCTCCTCGTCGTGGTCCATCGAGCGCCGGTTGAAGTTGGTGGACCCGATCAGGGACGCCACCGAGTCCACCGTGATGATCTTGGCGTGCATCATGGTGGGCTGGTACTGCCGGATGCTCACACCCGCCTCGAGCAGCGTCGTGTAGTGGTGCTGCCCCGCGAGCCGGCAGGCGCGCTGGTCGGTGTGCGGGCCGGGGAGCAGGATCTCCACCCGCACACCGCGGCGCGCGGTGCGGCACAGCAGGTCGACGAAGAACGCGTCGGGCGCGAAGTAGGCGGTCGTCAGGCGGAAGCGCTGCTCGGCGGAGGTGAGCATGACCCGGATCAGCGTCTGCATGTCCTGCCACCCGATGCTCGCCGAGCCGCGGACCACCTGCACCACGGAACCGCCGCAGCGGGGCTGCTCGGCGAACCGGTCGTGCTCGTCGTACAACTCGTCGTGGCACTCGGCCCAGTTCTGGGCGAACGCCGCCGCGACACCGTCCACCGCGGGTCCCCGGACCTGGACGTGGGTGTCGCGCCACTCCCCCGGTTCGCGGGCGTCTCCGCACCACTCCTGGGCGATACCCACTCCACCGGTGAACGCCGTCTGCTCGTCCACGATCAGGGCCTTGCGGTGGCAGCGGTGGTTCTGCTTGAACGGCGACAGCCACACGGGCTTGCGGAACCAGGCGATCCGCACGCCCGCGCCGTCCATGGTGTCGAGGAGTTCCTGTTCGATCTCCTTCGCCCCGAAGCCGTCGAGCAGCAGCCGCACACGCACCCCGGCACGCGCCCGCTCGGCGAGTTCGCCGGCGAAGTCGCGGGCGATCTGCCCGCGCCAGTAGACGAACGTCATCATGTCGACGGAGTGCTCCGCCGATCGGATCGCGTCCAGCATGGCCGGGAATATCTCGTTCCCGTTGCGCAGTGGTATCAACTCGTTGCCCTCGGTGGCCGCCACGCCGATCAGCCGCTCGAGTCTGCGTCGCAGCCGCTGCACGGCGGCCGTGGCGGGGGCGGCGGCTGCGCGCGGAGCGGCGGCGGGAGCCGTGGCCCCGGCCGGGGCAGAGGCTGAGGCTGAGGCTGAGGCTGAGGCAGAGGCTGAGGCTGAGGCCGGGGCAGGGCGTACGGCGTCATCGGGAGTCACGGCGTCTCCTGGCGGCGGGGTTCGGCGCTGTCGTCGTCTCCGGCGCGGAGGCGGCGACCGGCGGGGCAGGTCCGCAGCGGGATCGGCAGCGCGGTGCGGCAGGGCTTAGATCGCACTTTATCGAAGGGCCGGCCTGGGCTGCGAGCGCGGGACCAGCGCACATCGCCCCTGCCGGGGGTGTGGGCCGCGGTGCCCCGGGGCACGGTGCCGCGCCGCGATGCCGGTACGCAGTGCCGGTACGCGGACTCGGGACGGCCAGGCGGTGCCCGGGCCCGCGACGGCCAGGCGGAGCGCGGGCCCGCGACGGCCAGGCGGTGCCCGGCGTCCACGAGGGTGCCAGGCGCCGTCGGGGGCGACCCGGCGAGGTGTCGCGGACCGATCGCGGGGTGTCCGTCGCCGAGTGCGTCCGGCGCACCCAGGGCGGAGTCGACCGGTCAGCGGCGCCGGTCAGACCGCCCCGGGGCCGGGCTGCTCCGCCTCGTACGGCCGGGGGGCTCGGCCCGGCGGCGCGGCAGGAGCCGCGGACGGCGTCGCCGCCGGGCGTGCCGGGGGCCCTGCGGGACCGCGAACAACCGGTCCTCCAGACGGTCCATGGCGATGAGCAGGAGCAGCATCGCGGGAGGTGTGAGCACGGCGGTG
It encodes the following:
- a CDS encoding ATP-binding protein, with the protein product MTEQIPEAVVWCLGVGLLAVTVLLVRQRGISARQGRRSELLAEGLRSREEELRHLVTVRLPALEESAHRPVPGVGLLDARLAETDFAKCLDGVLERFAEAVENSQARADRSAKAALKSSMRSIQALASEQQVAISDMQDRHDHPDVLRDLLEIDHANAQFGRRAQAIAVLCGSWPGRQRAASGLTDVVRGSTSRIRDYRRIRIHGEVDIAVGSRAVEPVVLAVAELLDNAARHSQPSTRVEVGIRSVHNGACIVIDDAGVGMDGQALEKAALLLSGRHAVDVTRLDDPPQFGFAVVGVLAHRYGFNVSVDAQSPYGGVRAVVFLPGALLTHQDTPEGAGEAALAGSSPASASGPAPAPASAPASAPASGPPGAAAPTTAGGLPKRRRRAARGPAAAPSAPAPVEADTRSAEETARRIGAFARGTLSGRAAQDSAHDPAQDPAQDPVPDTVPDTAPGATGEGAQDTAHDDEGNNRG
- a CDS encoding roadblock/LC7 domain-containing protein encodes the protein MIEPTNNELGWMLDEVLKVPGALHAILLSADGMLRAHSEHIGRDDAERLAAGLSGVQSISRSTAEFCDRADTPWRQTLIEFAHGYVFLVAAGEGAYLAVSTTENVDMEAVTYRMHKLVDRLGRELTSPARQGTGSLA
- a CDS encoding DUF742 domain-containing protein; this encodes MSPPRPRPSGRLVRPYVVTEGRAHPSRSTLDLVTLLIAADGPSPSGLGPEKRRLTELCRPGALSVAEVAGYLSLPVSVTKVLVADLMDSGHIVALAPIPAALPSDARILKEVLDGLRARL
- a CDS encoding GTP-binding protein translates to MGSAPASDDVYLRPGVRTAVKILVVGHFAVGKTTFVGTLSEIRPLHTEEVMTEAGALVDDLGGALGKTTTTVALDFGRLTLSDDTVLYLFGTPGQQRFTELWRDMTRGALGALVLADTRRLGQSFDVMGVLEELGLPYAVALNEFDGAPEHTLEEVREALDLLPDTPLVRCDARDQHSSTRALISLVEYLLTRTSELEHA
- a CDS encoding cytochrome P450; this translates as MRRTGPTAPVELSPGVRATLVTGYDAALHVLRSSETFSKDSRRWRDMADGTVPADCPVAPMMAYRPNALLTDGPEHRRLRQAITDSLGGVEPHALRGYVEQSADALIDRFAAAGEADLLAGYAQPLPLLVLNQMFGCPPEYGERLVEGMAGIFELVDAEKANELLTRTVGALIALKREKPGRDVTSRLIAHPARLTDEELVHTLVLLIGAGTEPEQNLIANSLRLLLSDDRFAGSLSGGSLPVEDALDEVLWTDPPMANYAVHFPVHDVLYEGTLLREGHPLVISFAAANTDPALAPEQHPGNRAHLAWSAGPHSCPAQGAARLIAAVAVEKLLDRLPDMELAVPVQDLEWRPGPFHRALAALPVSFQPATFQSAPFPSTGVTRAAADGLGTADGRPAGDEASASADRRDQAPPGGRRGAPAAAAPASGWARLLAWWRGE
- a CDS encoding cytochrome P450 family protein, giving the protein MRERGPVARVELPGAVQALAVSSPALLKRLLTDARVSKDPRQHWPAWINGEIPPDWPLFTWVAVQNMFTAYGGEHRRLRGLVSRAFTARRTAALRPRIEQITEQLLDRVAEVGSRGEVVDLREEFCYPLPIQVISELFGLPSDKAVDLREVVDGLFHTSAEPDEVTATYARLYQVLGELVAAKRESPGDDLTTGLIAAREEEGAARLSEQELLDTLVLMIGAGHETTVNLIDNAAHALLTHPDQLALVREGRATWDDAIEESLRADAPVANLPLRYAVEDIELGELGGPRGMVIHAGEAILAAYAAAGRDAGRHGEDADRFDVTRTDKEHLAFGYGAHHCLGAPLGRLEARVAIPALFDRFPGLALAGPPEELLPVESFISHGHRSLPVRLF
- a CDS encoding glyceraldehyde-3-phosphate dehydrogenase produces the protein MTVNEDSFTNWKRREEIAESMIPIIGKLHRERDVTVLLHSRSLVNKSVVSILKTHRFARQIAGEELSVTETMPFLQALATLDLGPSQIDIGMLAATHRADDRGLPVAEFTAEAVAGATGANKIECREPRDVVLYGFGRIGRLVARLLIEKAGSGNGLRLRAIVVRRGGDQDIVKRASLLRRDSIHGQFQGTITVDEANSTIVANGNEIKVIYAGDPSEVDYTAYGIRDAILIDNTGKWRDREGLSTHLRPGIEKVVLTAPGKGDVPNIVHGVNHDMIKPDEQIISCASCTTNAIVPPLKAMADEYGVLRGHVETVHSFTNDQNLLDNYHKADRRGRSAPLNMVITETGAASAVAKALPDLKAPITGSSIRVPVPDVSIAILSLRLGRETTREEVLEHLRNVSLTSPLKRQIDFVTAPDAVSNDFIGSRHASIVDAGATKVDGDSAILYLWYDNEFGYSCQVIRVVQHVSGVEYPTYPVPVA
- a CDS encoding DUF5709 domain-containing protein produces the protein MSDSMADAVYQPTGSNEEQGDAAHLDLEDALDEPDYDQILDQGYSPPERPLGVDRVGTTAAEQREGESLDRRLAVELPDVAADDWDGIGDLPGGAGEPIDDEVGSVRAGRLVAPDEGTRPDTDKQLFASDVGIDAGAAGAEEAAVHVVVDEERGEPPGAGPWQ
- a CDS encoding ribosome maturation factor RimM yields the protein MSERVWACVPTSGHNRDDDLTGYRVEATDGSVGRVDKHSDEVGSQYTVVDTGTWIFGREVLLPAGTITAVDHDERRIIVSRTGDEIRAAPEFDEDGHRGDPAYRDRLGGYYGSGH
- the ppk2 gene encoding polyphosphate kinase 2; the encoded protein is MYRQSDDASASPSPRAAGGSGPGGPHGPRTPKRPGSPATATTGGDTALLRGLRVDDARPEQPILLDGDGTPIDTWRENHPYDHKLSRKSYERRKRVLQIELLKLQKWVRENGVRMVVVCEGRDAAGKGGTIKRFTERLNPRGARVVALDKPTERESGQWYFQRYVPHLPAAGEMVFFDRSWYNRAGVERVMGFCTSGQYRHFLAQTPVFEKLLTDDGVVLVKFWFSVSRNEQRTRFAIRRVDPVRRWKLSPTDLASLDRWDDYTRAKVEMFRETDTPHAPWTVVKNNDKRRGRLEAIRHLLLRADYTDKDPEAVGKPDPLIIGAAATLLERGEEPADLTPTPLAPHDDGPGSHPGRR